The following are encoded together in the Roseovarius sp. EL26 genome:
- the hflK gene encoding FtsH protease activity modulator HflK, whose protein sequence is MAGNSGGPWGGGGNSGGGDDKNRGGQRPPEGGPQIPEIDELMKKGQDHLRVLMGGKGGDGQSGGSGQGGPGFGKGTFVLGGLIAVGLWLMASVYTVKPEEQSVELFLGKYYKTADSGLNVAPWPFVTYEKLPVTREQNEDIGVGNRGSEAGLMLTGDENIVDIDFQVVWNISDPAKYLFNLEDPKATIVAVSESAMREIIAQSNLAPILNRDRGVIASRLEELIQSTLDSYNSGVNIVRVNFDKADPPRSVIDAFLDVQAAEQERSRVQNEADAYANKVLARARGDAAQELERAEGYRARVVNEAQGEASRFSAVLTEYEKAPAVTRKRLYLETMEDVLGGVNKIILDDTSGSGQGVVPYLPLNELRRSNDGGQ, encoded by the coding sequence ATGGCTGGAAATTCTGGCGGCCCATGGGGCGGCGGCGGAAACTCAGGCGGTGGCGATGACAAGAATCGCGGCGGTCAACGCCCGCCCGAGGGCGGCCCTCAGATTCCTGAAATTGATGAGCTGATGAAAAAGGGCCAAGACCACTTGCGTGTCTTGATGGGCGGCAAGGGCGGCGATGGTCAGTCTGGCGGCTCTGGTCAGGGTGGCCCTGGATTTGGCAAGGGGACTTTTGTGCTTGGCGGCCTGATTGCTGTCGGGCTCTGGCTGATGGCAAGTGTCTATACTGTCAAACCTGAAGAACAATCTGTTGAGCTGTTCCTTGGCAAATACTACAAAACCGCGGACTCTGGTCTGAATGTCGCGCCTTGGCCTTTTGTGACCTATGAAAAATTGCCGGTTACGCGGGAGCAAAACGAAGATATCGGTGTTGGCAATCGCGGGTCTGAAGCGGGCCTAATGCTGACCGGCGACGAAAACATCGTCGACATTGATTTCCAGGTCGTTTGGAACATTAGTGATCCAGCCAAATATCTGTTCAATCTCGAAGACCCTAAAGCCACGATTGTTGCGGTGAGTGAATCCGCGATGCGTGAGATTATTGCGCAATCCAATCTTGCGCCGATCTTGAACCGGGATCGGGGTGTAATTGCCTCGCGTCTGGAAGAGCTGATTCAAAGCACATTGGATAGCTACAACAGTGGTGTGAACATCGTGCGTGTAAACTTTGACAAAGCCGACCCACCGCGGTCAGTGATTGATGCGTTTTTGGACGTTCAGGCCGCTGAACAGGAACGTAGCCGGGTTCAAAACGAAGCGGATGCTTATGCGAACAAGGTTTTGGCTCGTGCCCGTGGTGATGCCGCGCAAGAACTGGAACGCGCCGAAGGCTATCGTGCCCGTGTTGTGAACGAGGCGCAGGGTGAGGCTAGCCGTTTCTCGGCTGTTCTTACAGAATATGAAAAAGCGCCTGCAGTGACCCGTAAACGCCTCTATCTGGAAACGATGGAAGATGTTCTGGGCGGGGTTAATAAGATCATTCTTGATGACACATCAGGGAGCGGTCAGGGTGTTGTTCCTTATCTTCCACTGAACGAATTGCGTCGCTCGAACGACGGAGGACAATAA
- the gor gene encoding glutathione-disulfide reductase, with protein sequence MAFDYDLFVIGGGSGGVRAARVAAQGGAKVALAEEDRYGGTCVIRGCVPKKLMVFASEYPGHIADAQAYGWTVHAGGFNWDAFKGKLNAELDRLEGVYRNILNSNGVETFDSRARLADAHTVELADGTRKTAKHILVASGGRPVKPDLPGAEHGLTSNDMFHFDALPKSILIIGGGYIACEFAGILNGLGVDVTQYYRGAQILRGFDEEARGLVSEEMIAAGIDLHLGTNILSMEPVEGGYNVKATNGSEQVFEQVMFATGRSPNTGDMGFEDIGVKLGRKGEIVVDEYSQTSVPSVYAVGDVTDRVNLTPVAIREGMAFVETVFNGNPTKVDHDLIPTAIFTQPEIGTVGLSEEAAREQEPIEVYATSFKPMQQSFAGRAARVMMKLIVSQATRKVLGCHIVAPGAGEMIQLAGVAVKMGATKEDFDRTVAVHPTMSEEIVTMKTPVRTG encoded by the coding sequence ATGGCATTTGACTATGATCTCTTTGTGATTGGCGGCGGTTCTGGCGGCGTAAGAGCCGCGCGAGTTGCGGCACAGGGTGGTGCCAAGGTCGCACTGGCCGAAGAGGATCGCTATGGCGGTACTTGTGTGATCCGCGGTTGTGTGCCGAAAAAACTGATGGTGTTCGCCAGCGAGTATCCTGGCCACATAGCCGATGCGCAGGCGTATGGCTGGACCGTGCATGCTGGTGGCTTCAATTGGGATGCCTTCAAAGGTAAACTCAACGCAGAGTTGGACCGGCTTGAGGGCGTGTATCGCAACATTCTGAACTCCAACGGGGTCGAGACATTTGATAGTCGTGCCAGACTGGCTGACGCTCATACAGTTGAGCTGGCTGATGGTACTCGTAAAACAGCCAAGCATATCTTGGTGGCCTCAGGCGGTCGTCCGGTGAAACCCGATCTGCCGGGTGCTGAGCATGGGTTGACCAGCAATGACATGTTCCATTTTGATGCGCTGCCAAAATCCATTCTGATTATCGGCGGTGGCTATATTGCTTGTGAATTCGCGGGCATCCTGAATGGTCTTGGTGTGGATGTGACGCAGTATTATCGCGGCGCACAGATTTTGCGTGGCTTTGATGAAGAGGCGCGCGGGTTGGTGTCAGAGGAAATGATCGCCGCAGGTATCGACCTGCATCTGGGCACAAACATCCTCTCGATGGAACCGGTTGAAGGTGGCTACAATGTCAAAGCGACCAACGGATCCGAACAGGTCTTTGAACAAGTTATGTTTGCTACCGGTCGTAGCCCAAATACAGGCGATATGGGTTTTGAAGACATCGGTGTGAAACTGGGTCGCAAAGGCGAGATTGTCGTTGATGAGTATTCTCAGACCTCGGTGCCATCGGTTTACGCTGTGGGCGACGTGACCGATCGGGTCAATCTGACACCTGTGGCTATTCGTGAAGGCATGGCTTTTGTTGAAACCGTGTTTAACGGCAATCCAACCAAGGTTGATCATGACTTGATCCCTACAGCAATTTTCACCCAGCCTGAGATTGGCACCGTTGGGTTGAGTGAAGAAGCCGCGCGCGAGCAAGAACCGATTGAGGTTTATGCAACATCGTTCAAGCCGATGCAGCAAAGCTTTGCTGGGCGTGCGGCGCGGGTGATGATGAAGCTGATCGTTAGCCAAGCCACACGCAAGGTTCTAGGATGCCACATCGTGGCCCCCGGCGCCGGTGAAATGATCCAATTGGCTGGTGTGGCGGTGAAGATGGGCGCCACAAAAGAAGATTTTGACCGAACGGTTGCAGTTCATCCGACTATGTCGGAAGAAATCGTAACCATGAAAACACCCGTCAGGACAGGTTGA
- the rpiA gene encoding ribose-5-phosphate isomerase RpiA encodes MAGELSPIDKAKFVAAKRAVDFIEDGMRVGLGTGSTAAWMVRCLGELVQKDGLKIKGVPTSTRTAKLAREVGIEVVTLDEAKWLDITIDGADEFDKDLNLIKGGGGALLQEKIVATASDQMIVIADVGKEVETLGSFPLPIEVIPFGWKTTKSLTEELLVSMDVLGQEISLRMTGDSPFKTDEGNYILDLHLGRIGNPYQMAMVLNQIPGVVENGLFIDICDVVILGYGDGRVETRDINEGTVAKDRLEFQESDNLFTDLQD; translated from the coding sequence ATGGCCGGAGAGCTGTCACCCATCGACAAGGCAAAATTTGTTGCTGCAAAACGTGCGGTGGATTTTATCGAAGACGGAATGCGTGTTGGCCTGGGAACCGGCAGCACGGCCGCTTGGATGGTGCGGTGCCTGGGCGAACTGGTTCAAAAAGACGGGCTCAAGATAAAGGGTGTACCGACTTCGACCCGTACCGCCAAACTGGCCCGCGAGGTTGGCATTGAGGTTGTGACGCTGGATGAGGCCAAATGGCTGGACATCACGATTGATGGTGCAGATGAGTTTGACAAAGATCTGAACCTGATCAAAGGCGGCGGTGGTGCGCTGCTGCAAGAAAAGATCGTGGCCACGGCTAGCGATCAAATGATTGTGATTGCTGATGTTGGCAAAGAGGTTGAAACCCTTGGTTCTTTCCCACTGCCGATTGAGGTAATTCCCTTTGGCTGGAAGACGACCAAGTCACTGACAGAAGAACTTTTGGTCAGTATGGACGTGCTGGGACAAGAAATTTCACTGCGGATGACAGGTGATAGCCCATTTAAAACTGATGAAGGCAATTACATTCTTGACCTGCATCTGGGTCGCATTGGCAACCCGTATCAGATGGCGATGGTTCTGAACCAAATCCCTGGTGTGGTTGAAAACGGGCTGTTCATTGATATCTGCGATGTCGTGATCCTTGGCTATGGCGATGGCCGGGTGGAAACACGTGACATTAACGAGGGTACAGTGGCGAAGGACCGTCTTGAATTTCAAGAATCCGATAATCTGTTCACTGACCTACAAGACTAA
- a CDS encoding L-serine ammonia-lyase, protein MFLSVFDMFKVGVGPSSSHTMGPMVAAANFLEKMRAAPFDFKGLRGSLHGSLAFTGIGHATDRATILGLAGFMPDTYDNDKAEAALEHIRDTHTVTPEGLPTLTFNPKEDLAFDFGPNLPGHANGMILMATDAQGDVILQETYYSIGGGFVVTEAELAEGQSTQDETPVPYPFTSAAQMLEMTETSGKSIAQMKRENEIAQNGEDHLKNGIARVWQVMNDCIERGLVTDGILPGGLNVKRRAKNIYDALLEERGSNQNAPHKINDWMSVYAMAVNEENAAGGQVVTAPTNGAAGVVPAVIKYWLEHVPGASENRIEEFLLTASAIGGLVKFNASISGAEAGCQAEVGSASAMGAAGLAAVLGGTPMQIENAAEIALEHHMGMTCDPVKGLVQVPCIERNGLGAIKAVSAASLAMRGDGTHLVPLDACIETMRQTGLDMGEKYKETSLGGLAVNIPNC, encoded by the coding sequence ATGTTCCTGTCGGTGTTTGACATGTTCAAAGTGGGCGTTGGTCCATCCTCATCCCATACCATGGGACCCATGGTGGCAGCGGCCAACTTTCTGGAAAAAATGCGCGCCGCACCTTTTGACTTCAAAGGATTGCGTGGGTCTTTGCACGGCTCACTTGCGTTCACGGGTATTGGCCACGCCACTGACCGCGCGACCATCCTAGGGCTGGCCGGATTCATGCCCGACACCTATGACAACGACAAAGCCGAAGCAGCGTTGGAACATATTCGCGACACACACACCGTGACCCCCGAAGGGTTGCCGACGCTGACCTTTAATCCAAAAGAAGATCTGGCCTTTGATTTTGGTCCAAACTTGCCCGGCCATGCCAATGGCATGATTTTGATGGCAACAGATGCGCAGGGTGATGTCATCTTGCAAGAAACATATTACTCCATCGGCGGCGGTTTTGTTGTGACCGAGGCCGAACTGGCTGAGGGACAATCCACGCAGGATGAAACACCTGTGCCTTATCCGTTCACCTCTGCTGCGCAAATGCTGGAAATGACGGAGACATCCGGTAAATCCATTGCACAAATGAAGCGTGAAAACGAAATTGCGCAGAACGGCGAGGATCATTTGAAAAATGGTATCGCACGTGTTTGGCAAGTGATGAATGACTGTATTGAACGCGGCCTTGTCACCGATGGCATCTTACCGGGCGGCTTAAACGTCAAACGCCGTGCCAAGAACATTTATGATGCCCTTTTGGAAGAACGCGGATCAAATCAAAACGCCCCACATAAAATCAATGACTGGATGAGCGTCTACGCCATGGCAGTTAATGAGGAAAACGCCGCTGGCGGGCAGGTTGTCACGGCCCCCACCAATGGTGCCGCTGGCGTTGTGCCAGCGGTGATCAAATACTGGCTGGAACATGTGCCCGGTGCGTCTGAGAACCGGATTGAAGAATTTCTTCTCACTGCTTCTGCAATCGGTGGCCTGGTTAAATTCAACGCCTCTATCAGCGGAGCTGAGGCCGGATGCCAGGCCGAAGTAGGCAGCGCATCCGCTATGGGAGCCGCTGGATTGGCCGCCGTTTTGGGCGGCACACCGATGCAAATCGAAAACGCGGCCGAGATCGCGCTTGAACACCACATGGGCATGACCTGTGATCCGGTCAAAGGTCTGGTCCAAGTCCCCTGTATTGAACGCAACGGACTGGGCGCAATCAAAGCTGTGTCTGCGGCATCACTTGCGATGCGTGGTGATGGTACTCATCTGGTACCGCTAGATGCCTGCATCGAAACCATGCGTCAAACCGGTCTCGATATGGGTGAAAAATACAAGGAAACATCGCTGGGCGGGCTTGCGGTCAACATTCCGAACTGTTGA
- a CDS encoding DMT family transporter, whose protein sequence is MDQANRTSLGILMMVGFAILAPVMDACAKLIGDGLAVGQIVTTRFIFQTAILLPIATYYGWLHRPTKHETSLHLARAVLIIIATSFFFTALRYMPIADAISIFFVEPFILTLLGAWLLGEQIGPRRYIACIIGFAGALLIIQPRFIDIGFAAFLPLVTAMCFAFYLILTRQMATRMHPITLQAYTGIAALIIALPLLWGFDGSGFSPLDPSWPDQHELWLLVILGLIATMSHVFISFALSLAPASLIAPIQYLEIVSATILGYYIFNDLPDRMTFLGIFLIVGSGLFVFLRERHMERRPTPAP, encoded by the coding sequence ATGGATCAGGCAAACCGCACCAGTCTGGGTATACTGATGATGGTGGGGTTTGCCATTCTTGCCCCAGTGATGGATGCCTGCGCCAAATTGATTGGTGATGGCCTTGCTGTTGGGCAAATCGTAACCACACGGTTTATTTTCCAAACTGCGATTTTGCTACCTATCGCGACTTACTATGGTTGGCTGCACAGACCCACCAAACATGAGACCTCATTACATCTGGCGCGAGCGGTCTTGATCATTATTGCAACGTCATTTTTCTTTACCGCACTGCGGTACATGCCCATCGCCGATGCTATCTCGATCTTTTTTGTTGAGCCATTCATTCTGACCCTGCTGGGGGCTTGGTTGCTGGGGGAACAGATCGGGCCACGTCGCTACATCGCATGTATCATTGGGTTTGCAGGCGCACTTTTGATCATTCAGCCCCGTTTTATAGATATCGGGTTTGCAGCATTCTTGCCGTTGGTCACGGCGATGTGCTTTGCTTTTTATCTGATCCTGACACGGCAAATGGCAACCCGCATGCACCCGATCACCCTGCAGGCCTATACCGGCATAGCCGCACTAATTATTGCGTTGCCGTTGCTTTGGGGGTTTGACGGGTCAGGATTTTCACCACTTGATCCGTCTTGGCCAGATCAACACGAGCTTTGGCTATTAGTAATCTTGGGTTTGATTGCGACGATGTCGCATGTCTTTATCAGCTTTGCATTATCTCTGGCACCTGCATCCTTGATTGCGCCAATCCAATATCTAGAAATCGTCAGTGCCACCATCTTGGGCTACTACATCTTTAATGACCTACCCGACCGTATGACATTTTTGGGCATCTTTTTGATCGTCGGATCAGGATTGTTTGTCTTTCTGCGCGAACGCCATATGGAACGCCGTCCGACCCCAGCCCCATAA
- a CDS encoding thiamine diphosphokinase — protein MIVDSLDPITLIGGANISEDDLSRVLSIAPKLIAADGGANFVVNKGLNPLAVIGDFDSISEITKANLPDSRLFPMAEQDSTDFEKCLCNIAAPLLLAVGFSGDRQDHQLAAYNALVRFPQHRCVLVGLSEVVFLCPPSISLDLPADCRISLFPMGAVEGMSDGLQWPINGLNFAPDGRIGTSNRTTGAVQLDVTAPKMLVILPHHTLKTVAQALQEVTAQWD, from the coding sequence GTGATTGTTGATAGTTTAGATCCAATAACCCTCATTGGTGGTGCAAATATATCAGAGGATGATCTGAGTCGGGTTCTTTCAATTGCGCCCAAATTGATCGCAGCAGATGGCGGCGCTAATTTTGTCGTGAATAAAGGACTGAACCCACTTGCCGTGATTGGTGACTTTGATTCGATTTCAGAAATTACCAAGGCCAACCTACCAGATTCGCGGCTCTTCCCGATGGCAGAACAAGACAGCACCGACTTTGAAAAATGCCTGTGCAATATCGCTGCGCCTCTACTTTTGGCTGTGGGCTTTTCTGGAGACCGTCAGGACCACCAACTTGCGGCCTACAATGCGTTGGTTCGGTTTCCGCAACATCGCTGTGTTTTGGTGGGTTTGAGCGAGGTAGTTTTTCTTTGCCCACCATCGATATCTCTGGATCTACCAGCAGATTGCCGGATCTCATTGTTCCCTATGGGTGCGGTTGAGGGGATGTCAGATGGGCTGCAATGGCCAATCAACGGACTGAACTTCGCACCTGATGGGCGTATTGGTACATCAAACCGAACAACGGGCGCGGTGCAACTGGATGTTACGGCGCCCAAGATGCTTGTCATTCTTCCGCATCATACCTTGAAAACAGTTGCGCAAGCCTTGCAAGAGGTGACTGCACAATGGGATTGA
- a CDS encoding FkbM family methyltransferase, with protein MDDAYWTRFALFHFPYEPEIDTILRTSVGRTSLFCDLGANKGFWTSRAAPLFQKVISVEASAQTFSILKQNAKDLQNVRLHHAAIHNQTGEELTFVNTYLSHASARLLQDGTAGQADQTETVTTLKVDDLVPVGMPALIKMDVEGAEVSAIEGAARTLNDGSVLIYEDHGADHDCAPSAHFLSRPEMRLYSIEDGLKPVKSLDQIRQIKTDTYKGYNFLAAQKNSPLLGAIVEHFANHT; from the coding sequence ATGGATGACGCGTATTGGACACGCTTTGCTCTTTTTCATTTTCCCTATGAGCCAGAAATTGACACGATTTTACGCACCTCCGTTGGTCGAACCAGCCTTTTTTGCGATCTTGGCGCAAACAAAGGGTTTTGGACAAGCCGCGCAGCACCTTTGTTTCAAAAGGTCATTTCCGTCGAAGCCTCAGCCCAAACATTTAGCATCTTGAAGCAAAATGCCAAAGATCTACAAAATGTCCGACTGCACCACGCCGCCATCCACAATCAAACCGGCGAAGAGCTGACTTTCGTGAACACATATCTCAGCCACGCCTCTGCCAGACTTTTGCAAGACGGCACTGCCGGGCAGGCGGACCAGACTGAAACGGTCACGACGCTTAAGGTCGATGATCTTGTACCTGTAGGCATGCCTGCCCTGATCAAGATGGATGTCGAAGGCGCTGAGGTAAGCGCAATTGAAGGGGCAGCGCGCACGCTCAACGATGGCTCCGTCCTGATTTACGAAGATCACGGCGCTGACCATGATTGCGCCCCCAGCGCGCATTTTCTGTCGCGTCCGGAAATGCGTCTCTATTCGATCGAAGATGGGCTGAAACCTGTGAAGTCGCTGGATCAAATCCGCCAGATTAAAACTGACACCTACAAAGGGTATAACTTTCTGGCCGCGCAAAAAAACTCTCCTTTGCTGGGCGCTATTGTCGAACATTTTGCAAATCACACTTGA
- a CDS encoding HD domain-containing protein, which translates to MLSGRRLDLLDPTPVDVEIEDIAHGLSFVARWNGQTSGDFAYSVAEHSLLVEILYHRLNPKTPAKWRLAALLHDAPEYVIGDMISPVKAAVGPSYDQLDARLNAVIHIRFGLPATLPVAVKKQIKKADKISAWMEATKIAGFSETEANKFFGKPDRSVMDGLDIHLRPPTQVRADYTARHNVLLAEME; encoded by the coding sequence ATGTTGTCCGGTCGCAGGCTTGACCTGCTGGACCCAACCCCAGTGGATGTTGAGATCGAAGATATCGCGCATGGCCTGTCTTTTGTCGCGCGTTGGAATGGCCAGACCTCTGGTGACTTTGCCTATTCCGTTGCTGAACACTCACTTTTAGTCGAAATCTTGTATCATCGGCTTAATCCTAAAACACCGGCCAAATGGCGTTTGGCCGCATTGCTGCATGATGCCCCTGAATATGTCATCGGCGACATGATTTCACCGGTAAAGGCTGCCGTTGGGCCCAGTTATGACCAACTTGATGCACGATTGAATGCAGTCATTCATATCCGCTTTGGTCTGCCTGCAACACTTCCGGTAGCAGTCAAAAAGCAGATCAAAAAGGCCGATAAGATCAGCGCTTGGATGGAAGCCACAAAAATCGCCGGTTTTAGCGAGACTGAAGCCAACAAATTCTTTGGCAAGCCAGATCGATCTGTAATGGATGGACTTGATATTCATCTACGCCCGCCAACACAGGTGCGTGCCGATTATACCGCGCGACACAATGTTTTATTGGCAGAAATGGAATGA
- a CDS encoding GNAT family N-acetyltransferase encodes MIYIRHAGALDANAMARLLNEIIHKGGTTAFTNPVTCDTITQWLTHRHDASAWQVVEDDNGTLLGFQSIEPRQILPADACDIGTFVSPDSVGLGVGTKLFEASHKAATALGYRWINATIRTDNAGGLAYYQSRGFENYALHPNIRLENGLTVDKISKRFDL; translated from the coding sequence ATGATCTATATTCGCCATGCCGGGGCACTGGATGCCAACGCAATGGCCAGACTGCTGAATGAGATCATCCACAAAGGCGGCACAACTGCGTTTACTAACCCCGTCACTTGCGACACCATCACCCAATGGCTAACCCATCGCCATGACGCATCTGCATGGCAGGTGGTAGAAGATGACAACGGCACCCTATTGGGATTTCAATCCATCGAGCCCCGTCAGATCCTGCCAGCAGATGCCTGCGACATTGGCACATTTGTCAGTCCCGATAGCGTCGGATTGGGTGTTGGCACAAAATTATTCGAAGCCTCACACAAAGCCGCAACCGCACTTGGGTATCGCTGGATCAATGCGACCATCCGCACTGACAATGCCGGGGGGCTGGCCTATTACCAAAGTCGCGGCTTTGAAAATTACGCCCTCCACCCCAATATTCGGCTTGAAAACGGGTTGACGGTGGACAAGATCAGCAAGCGCTTTGATCTTTAA
- a CDS encoding ActR/PrrA/RegA family redox response regulator transcription factor, whose translation MAENLRDLGEDRSLLLLDDDEPFLKRLAKAMEKRGFDVETAESVAAGKAIATARPPAYAVCDLRLGDGNGLDVVETIREKRPDSRIVVLTGYGAIATAVAAVKIGATDYLSKPADATDITNALLASSDELPPPPENPMSADRVRWEHIQRVYELCDRNVSETARRLNMHRRTLQRILAKRSPR comes from the coding sequence ATGGCCGAAAACCTGCGGGACCTTGGCGAAGATCGCTCGCTTCTTCTGTTGGATGATGATGAGCCGTTTCTCAAACGATTGGCGAAAGCCATGGAGAAACGCGGATTTGATGTTGAAACGGCTGAATCAGTTGCGGCTGGCAAGGCGATTGCCACGGCGCGTCCCCCGGCCTATGCGGTTTGCGATCTGCGTTTGGGGGATGGCAATGGTTTGGATGTTGTTGAAACCATTCGCGAAAAACGCCCCGACAGTCGAATTGTTGTCCTGACCGGATATGGGGCGATTGCTACGGCGGTGGCTGCAGTGAAGATTGGTGCTACTGATTACCTGTCAAAGCCTGCGGATGCGACGGACATCACCAATGCGCTGTTGGCCAGCAGTGATGAGCTTCCCCCACCCCCGGAAAACCCGATGAGCGCGGACCGTGTGCGCTGGGAGCATATCCAAAGGGTGTATGAACTTTGCGATCGCAATGTGTCTGAAACTGCGCGGCGTCTGAACATGCACCGCCGGACGTTGCAGCGTATTTTGGCGAAACGCTCGCCACGTTAA
- a CDS encoding SCO family protein: protein MARMVAVIAGVAAVGLLGVTYYVSSQSGSNDQFAQCRGSQIAGGAGQIGGSFTLVDGTGATVTDKEVIDKPALIYFGYTFCPDVCPVDSARNAAAADILKQRGENIKPVMITVDPARDTPEVMKEYTEYMHPNMQGLTGSEEQVRAAAKAYRVFYQKQPSEDGDEDFYLMDHTTMSYLTLPEYGFVEFFQRVLTPEQVADRVACFLDAV from the coding sequence ATGGCACGAATGGTTGCGGTAATCGCAGGTGTGGCAGCGGTAGGCTTGTTGGGGGTGACATATTATGTCAGCAGCCAATCCGGATCGAACGACCAGTTTGCGCAATGTCGCGGTAGCCAAATTGCAGGTGGTGCCGGGCAAATCGGCGGTTCCTTTACATTGGTTGATGGAACTGGAGCGACGGTGACTGACAAAGAGGTGATCGATAAGCCAGCATTGATCTACTTCGGCTACACCTTTTGCCCCGATGTCTGCCCCGTGGATTCAGCGCGCAATGCAGCAGCGGCGGATATCCTTAAGCAACGTGGCGAAAACATCAAACCGGTGATGATCACTGTTGATCCCGCACGCGATACGCCTGAGGTGATGAAAGAATACACCGAATATATGCACCCTAATATGCAGGGGCTGACAGGCAGTGAAGAGCAGGTTCGCGCTGCGGCTAAGGCCTACCGCGTCTTTTATCAAAAGCAGCCGTCTGAGGATGGTGATGAAGACTTCTATCTGATGGACCATACGACAATGTCCTATCTGACATTGCCAGAATATGGCTTTGTTGAGTTTTTCCAACGAGTCCTGACGCCCGAACAAGTGGCAGATCGGGTGGCCTGTTTTCTGGATGCGGTTTGA
- the regB gene encoding sensor histidine kinase RegB encodes MPQNADTALKHRYWIRLRTLVLLRWWAIIGQTSALIIAQRLYNLDVETGLCYAVIGVSIISNLVAAFIYPENKRLSESETFFVVLFDLLQLGLMLYLTGGLNNPFSILIVGPVTVSASALSVRSTAALGLVAIGIVSVLLFYYLPLRTDQGFVLRMPDIFRFGNWAAIIIGIVFLGVYSRWIVSEMTAMHDALQATQMALAREQKLTDLGGVIAAAAHEMGTPLATIKLTSAELADELSDNEDLQSDALLIREQADRCRDILRSMGRAGKDDLQMRYAPISTVIEEAAEPHTDRGKSLNFDYASASKVNSYHPVIQRRSEIIHGLRNLIQNAVDFAQSTVWIEAHWNADRISIRIMDDGKGYPIDMIGRIGDPFMRRRASAPDTHRPGYDGMGLGLFIAKTLLERSGADLSFANGTEADSKRFGGGHRLGAIVEVSWPRAKLEVAEGADRKPLGENQPHLA; translated from the coding sequence ATGCCACAAAACGCAGATACTGCGCTGAAACACCGCTACTGGATTCGCCTGCGGACGCTTGTTTTGCTGCGTTGGTGGGCGATTATTGGTCAGACTTCGGCCCTGATCATTGCTCAGCGCCTGTACAATCTCGATGTGGAAACCGGCCTCTGTTATGCCGTCATCGGCGTTTCTATCATCAGCAATTTAGTTGCGGCGTTTATTTACCCCGAAAACAAGCGGTTGTCAGAATCTGAAACCTTCTTTGTTGTTCTGTTCGACCTATTGCAACTGGGGTTGATGCTTTATCTGACTGGTGGACTTAACAATCCGTTTTCCATCCTGATTGTTGGTCCTGTCACTGTCTCGGCCTCGGCCTTATCCGTCCGGTCCACAGCAGCATTGGGGCTGGTGGCAATCGGCATTGTATCTGTGTTGTTGTTCTATTATTTACCACTGCGCACTGATCAAGGGTTTGTCCTGCGTATGCCTGACATATTCCGGTTCGGAAACTGGGCTGCGATCATCATTGGAATTGTCTTTTTAGGTGTCTATTCCCGCTGGATTGTATCCGAAATGACCGCCATGCACGATGCCCTGCAAGCCACTCAAATGGCGCTCGCCCGCGAACAAAAGCTTACCGATCTTGGTGGAGTCATCGCCGCAGCGGCCCATGAAATGGGAACGCCACTGGCCACCATCAAGCTAACCAGCGCAGAACTAGCTGATGAGCTTTCAGACAATGAAGACCTGCAAAGCGATGCCTTGCTAATCCGAGAACAGGCAGATCGTTGCCGTGATATTCTGCGCTCCATGGGGCGGGCCGGAAAAGATGACCTACAAATGCGCTACGCACCCATTTCCACCGTCATTGAAGAGGCGGCAGAGCCGCATACTGACCGCGGCAAGTCGCTTAATTTTGATTACGCATCAGCAAGTAAAGTCAATTCGTATCATCCGGTCATACAGCGGCGCTCTGAAATCATTCATGGGCTGCGCAACCTGATACAAAACGCCGTCGATTTTGCGCAAAGCACGGTATGGATCGAAGCCCACTGGAACGCTGATAGAATATCCATTCGCATTATGGATGATGGCAAAGGTTATCCAATTGATATGATAGGTCGAATAGGTGATCCTTTCATGCGTCGCAGGGCGTCTGCACCTGACACCCACAGACCCGGTTATGATGGCATGGGGCTGGGGTTGTTCATTGCCAAAACTCTACTGGAGCGCTCTGGTGCAGATCTAAGTTTTGCCAATGGTACAGAAGCAGATAGCAAGCGTTTTGGCGGCGGGCATAGGTTAGGCGCAATTGTCGAAGTCAGCTGGCCACGTGCAAAGTTAGAAGTGGCTGAGGGCGCAGATCGCAAGCCATTAGGGGAAAACCAACCGCATCTGGCCTGA